The stretch of DNA GATGGAGCATGCGATGTGATCAGTGGATACCAAAAAAAAGTGAAGGTCGCCGGGTAAGCTCTCGAACGCGAGGGTGGTGCTCGTAGATTCGATGCGAGAGGAATTTTTTGTGCGTTCGACGATTTAtcggtttttcaaaaaaaaattttttggatgtTAAAGCTCTACCAATTAAAATCCGGAACACTTTCAAACGAATATATTTATAACAATCTGTCTAACTTAGAATAAAATGTTATGAGAAGAAGTAGTTctgtatttatttttgtttaaagaTACAATATGGCTTTAGTGATTTTCAATCCTCtagaaaactcaaattttgagatTGATACTTACCATCCACTTCAGTGCAAGCTACTGGTCAAACTTATCAGCTGTGTTTTTCTAATTCGCAACATTATCAAACTTCGGATACTAAATCAaaattcggacagattgaattcaaatttcggacactttattttgtaattttatggacgaaaattacattacacttgattatattttatagtcaactgcgaaacagttaccaagcaatcacagtaagtgatagtgatagtgaaaccaaatgatcactctaaagaagcaattgtgatattaaatttatagttatattatcagtgcatgaagcatttcaagatattagaacaaagtgtccgaaatatgattcagaacggtattccaGAATACGACGTACCAGGTTCATTGTATTGGTCAAGACGCAGAGTGATGAAATCGAGTATCAGATGATCAGCGACAGGGTGTGGTTGAGGAAGGCCTGTTCTACAACTACAGTGTCATGAAAGTGCACTGAAAGTGCACGAAGGAAAACTCGATGTCGAGAAGGGAGCATTTCGTGCGAAGCTGTCCTCGATAGTTattcacatcgggacatcaaaATCGTTACCAGAGACATAAACGCTCAGGTTGGAAGACAATATACAGTGATGGGCACAAAAAAATTCACCCCCAAACGAAGTGTTCcaatattgaaagttttttcaaacttttcgatattccagtcaatactacgtaaaaCTAGGTAATTAGCAGACCATTTCGTCATCTTCAACCGGCTATAAAGCACGGTGGTGAAAGCATCTTGGTGTGGGGCTGTTTTTCGTGGAAAAATTATCTTAGGTTTACGGTGCTGATGGTTACATCAACATTTTGTGCGAGCATCTAGAAGAATCCATGCTAAAAATGGCGCTGGAGGATAACTACACCTTCCTGCCAGATAAGAACCCGAATCATACAGCGAAGAAAACAGCAGCATTCTTCCAATCGGCACGTATTAAACCAATGGTGCCGCCACCCTTGGGCTTCGATTTGAATCCTATTGAGAATTCAGGGGGATTTTGGACAACGAAGTGAACAAAACTGACGTTACGAACGAGCAAAACTATTTTGCTGCGTTAAAAAAGGTTCGGGACGAGCTGAAGCCCCAACTTTGAAACCTTGAGGAGAGTAGTCCGAAGCGTTGTCAGTTGGTTATCGAGACCAAAGGAGGTCATATTGACTATtagttatttgtttttattattattttgaaaaaaaaattttagaaaaattatggaaaaagtatggttttgtattaaataaatcaacgatactgaaatgACAAAATGGTCTAATAATTACCTAGTTTAACGTAGTTTTTACAGGAATACCGAAATGTTAGAACAAACCttgaaaattaaaacatttttatttctaatGGGGAGGGTTTTTTGCGCCCATCACTGTTTGAACGAACCGGTGATCGAACAGTcaattcttctttttctttttcttcttcttctttttcttcttcttctttttcttcttcttcttcctctttGGGTTGGTCATTCCATGAGTTGACTGTGGGTTTATCGGAAGAATGCTTGTGTTCATCGTTATAGTACTGGAAGATGACACGTTGTATTTTCTTGTTGATCCCCTTGAACATCGATCGCTTTTTGATCTCACGTTTCAAGTCACGCAAAATAAAATCATGTGCATTGTCCCAGAATTTTTTCGGTCGTAGATTAATTATTTCATacggtaaatgatcttggtttgtccaatttggggtgtttttacgcaactagtaaatgcaaatctatttttcttcatgaaaatcacacataatcgatacgagtttaggtttgttgaaaagccccaagtctctagttgctaatactaccataaggtgttgaaattattcaaatttttatgtttttaacgattttccttaaagaaaaattatgatcatggtttgaccacctctgatcatggtttgcccaaaaaaatgatcatggtttgtccggttttagaaatctccatttttgaatgaaaacattcgaattcacaattagatgttgcatttatcattgcttgagtttacggtcatcatattgattcattcataatttagactttcttcagaatattgccttttcttgggcattttagaagtgttcacctcaacacaatcaacacagaaaaaccagcgcgtcaagcggttgccatagaaatcatgtggacaaaacaacattattgaattggacaactcatgatcagaattgagtgcatcaaaatgcgttaaatggtgagcaagcatgatgtttacaatatttataagtgttgtaatccagaaaaggtctgaatacgtgccaaataatcatctggtgatcgattaaaagttagctcgaacgaggggcgcattgacacaaatagaaagtgtattttataatcctttaaaacatgtgatttcgtaaaaatatactatcaaactactataaatcatgtaaaaggcaatttcatttatatgtttcgaaacattcgaaggccttatttgacacaggagcgctgaattagagcattcaaaaaagtgggcaaaccatgattatattttcgactggacaaaccaagatcatttaccctaccttGTAAACTACGATTTAAGACCAAcattcctatttttttttttttgagaaagaaaACTATCGTTACGTTACCTGACCTACAAAATACTCTCCAAAATTCTTCTCTGACGCCCGGTAACCAGTAAGTTCGCGGCCCAGTGTCATGCGTACTACAAGGGCAATGGACAATGTGCCCAACCTTCCGATCCGTctctaagcgaacgatcatgagttcATGAACTCAGGTCCTTCaaatgaccatctttgtgtgttattctagctactacgtccacgcaacaatcatcatgtgacggtaatctcagtcccttaccgctcacattacggctCACATTGCTGCATCGGTGATtggtactattaataacacaacaatggaaacctcatatcaacagtcccgctgtgtatgcTCCAACTGTGaatattcgaacaataggagTATTGTTCGTTATTTACAatatgtgtatcgataagataggaccACGCTTAGACCTAAATggttactgtgtaatatacaacaaaatacacacAGTagcacgaataaattcggctctgttacaactaaaTTGCTGAATgggcctaataaaataaacatatttttttttaaatcgaaaaacACGTGTAGGGTATCAAAATATTTATGGCATTTCTTCGCAAAGTGGTCGAAAGTGGCCAGAAGTCATATAGGGAAGGTGTAGAGGGGACCCTAAGGAAGACGTtttgttataaaaaaaactttggaggTATTTGGAGAATTTTTTGTAGGTCTACTTTTCTATAAATTCAATGAAGAAAATGTATTTACTTTCAAAAACTCATTTCACCGATTAAAAATTTTTTACACtaaaaacggaatacaaattcaAAATTAGCATAAAACTCTCTATCCAGAACACCATCACATTATTTTTTAACGTATTTTGTAGCACTTGTGcagaatttgaaaaacatgCGTGTTTATCACTACACTGGTTCACCGCATCAAACACTACGTTGCCACGTCGTTATCGCAACGAAAATCGTCACGGACACTGTTGCCATATGTGATACTAGATGCCTTGAAGGTTAGAGAACAAAACTAGACCATTCATTCGGTCAGGCATTgttgttcatttttctatttaatgccacctagaatttctgaggGACCACTGTGGGCCAGTACTTGAGGGGTTAGCGTAACGGCCCCACAACTCTGTCGGTTTGGGTTCAATCctagctggcgtcgttgggattttctgaccATTCATTCGGTCAGGcattgttgttattttttctatttaatgccacctagaatttctgagggaccactgtgcgaCAGTGCTTGTGGGGTTAGCGTAACGGCCCCACAACCCGGTCGGTTCAATCctagctggcgtcgttgggattttctgaggcgaaaaatgtCTAGTTATGGTCTTCCTTTGGAAAGGAGGTGAAGATGTTGCCCCGGCTCATGAATTGTTGAGTCTGATGTACATGATTTTAATGGTGTTTGAGTTCGATCATTCTCTAAAGTCAGATATATAGGGTTTCGCGAGAAAAGTTTTTTCTTGCTcgggaaaatcgaaatttctgTGCGGAAACGGTATAGTATAGCAGTATAGTTAAGGATCGCCAGGATGGCGTATCCTTTCGGAACATAGCGGCTAAGTAAAACGTAATCATTGGTGCGATTCAGAAGCTTTGAAGGAAGTGTCGCGTTTGCGACCGGGTAAGATGTTGACGCCAACGCTAGACAACTGACCGAGATGATGCCAGAATCCTCAAagaaatgcgaaaaaaaaacccaaaagcTACAAGCAGAACTATAAAAGAAAGCTTCTCATTGAATAAATCGGAAAGAACATACTGAGAATGAAACAGCAAGGATACAGGAGCAAGTTTGCGTCTCGGCGACCGTTGATCCGTAAGGTCAAACATTTAGTGAATCCGTAAGATCAAACGTTTCGCCTATAAATACGTCCATAAGCCAATCTCTTTCTGGAAAAAGGTGCTGTGGCCTGAAGTAAGCATATTCGAGCCTTTCGGAACAATATAGTGTGGCTTAAGCGAGGAGATGAGCTGCTTGACAAGAACATTCAGAATACAGTGAAACACGATGGCGGATACACCATCGTCTGGGGGTGTTTTGCTTGGTCCGGTGGTGGAACCCTGGTTTAGATCGACGGTAAAATTGATATCATTATGCACAATTTGAAGAGCTCAACAAGGAAGATGGGTTTGCCGAAGGATTGGATCTTTCAGCAAGACAACGATCCAAAGCATACGGCACACACAACGTCGTTCTACTTCCGTCAATCTCGTGTGAAGTTGATGGATTCGCCCCCACAATCATCCAATCTGAACCCGATCGAAAATCTGTGGTCAAAAAAAGAACGGTAACCAACAAAACTCTGCTGTTTGAGGTACTTTCAATGACGTGGGAACAAATTGATTAACATGCAAAACTTGGTTTAAGACATGCCCCGACGTCTGCAGGCAGTTATCAGTGTTATCAGAGCTATcaattctttattcatgtggaagtacatttgatgccattatgtatggaactcggtTTCTTTTGCATGGCTACCACGGGCAagcttgcagaagtccagacactgaacccaattttcgacggttttcaagcataaatcggccgataattctgcaatttcacgttcgatattcgtacgaagttcatcaatcgtcggaAATAGTCTAACGTCACGACCGAGGCGACCAATTGACTaggccatttcgtgagataacacgtgacatcgattgttaaattcgctgcGTAGCTTGTGGCGCTGTCCTGTtcaaaccacatattgtccaagtccatatcatccaattcgggccaaaaatattcggttatcattgagtggtagcgattcccattcacggtacgtgccggtcttgattaTCACGGaatttcgggatgcaatggtgactcatggagtacgtgtagATTGATGCCTGagcaataacgcatattttgcttatcgACGAgaccattcagccagaaatgagcctcatcgctgaagatgatatttcgatgaaaatccggatcagtttcaagttgttgctcagcctaatttacgaacatacgacgcttctggtggtcaagcggcttcagttcttgcgtcaatttgatcttgtaaggatgtaggggaaaagcggttaaaatgaacacccttaggaatatgcccatttactgcgtccacatactgctacaatttccgttcttcgaagaatattatagcttaactaactgttgttcaagatatcaaacggtttttattataaaaaattaaaatagtacatttttcattaaataaagATAAGATGTTAAATCGAGCATTTTTTATcgtgcggttaaaatgatcacatggtggtggtaaaatgaacaattacacatatcatgctaagtgggatagatttatgcgataGATTTATTGTTCCTTctctaaatttgtttaaatcagcTTAGCTCATCCACCTAGAGTAGTAATTGTAGTACTCATACGTGCGAAAAATTAGTAAGAAAcacacatattgaggtttttcATATTGAGGTTTGGTTTTGGTCGAGGTGGCATTTTTTTCAGGGTCAGATCCACAAAAGGAACCAAAGCAACAGTTGATGAGGTAGACcagctttggaaaacatgacATTGTTAGTCGTTATCCAGTTGTGGTTCATTTTGCCCCAAACAATAAAGTTATTCCGAATGCGAATTAATcactgaaaccaaacaaaatatctgttcacctctcattgaatatgtgaacagttgtccaaactgatgatttgtcgaagacatcatataatttaaatttcaagggaatttccttaaatacgatgcgcacaaaattacatcaaaatggctaaaatatggcgtcgtttgctgttcatatcggtctacttttgtagcgtccccaTTGAAATACCCGTTACGATTCACTGAATGAGCAGGATGAGGACGAAGTTTAACTTCCAATGTTCATTGAGTAGCAACAAATCGTTTTCCAAATATTGTAAAAATGTTAAATTATGAATACTCATGCATACATTCGTGCAATAATAAAACTGATTGGAAACGAATGACTGTCAATATTAGATTTAAATATCCACAGCTAGCTTCGAAAAAGTCTATGCTTGGAAAGAGTAGCGAACGTTGTCATGTTCTTTTGTATTTTaatgttacagtatcggcattATCAACACAATTCACAatttcgcctttataaaagaaaaagtgtaaaatgcacAGAATTTTCTCTTTGACTTCCGTTGTTAACACCCTATAACGCACAActtaatgaaacaaaaaaaaacagcaagaaATCTTTTTAGTGTgtaatgtcacctttacaacgagccgaaacttgaaattgtaggaTCGATATTAAACGAGACATCGATCACTAAAGcaagctaccgagaaaataatggattactttttccccaatctAATACTAACCTTCTTTTGTTTACTTCACGATGAACCCAATGTTACCGCattttttcatgcaattttttcagctgtactgaagaagtgaaaaaacaTTATCGGTATCAagaagtcactgaaaacgaaaccactTTTTGGCCAATCATAgctcaccgaaaaataaaaatcgactTAGCGTTTCTCGGAATCGGAGCGAGCGTCTACCATTCTCTCGCCCCCTAtattttcaactatttttccCTGTGGGTGAAAAAGGATGTTTCGAGTATTTCGATCACTGATTTTCAGCGATTTTTCAAAAGAATGTCAACCGAGAGCTTCAACAAGCATTTGATGTGGTTTTGCAGTAGTTTTCATCAAATGGCAGCAACAATCAATGCTGACCACAAATCGAATTTTCCAGGCACAAAAATTGACATTTTTAAATCTCTTCAACCTATGCTGTAGagtaaaatttgttttgttttgaattgAAATCCTTTGCTAATTGTCAGGCAATCCTGCCATTAATGCATTATGATGAGGATTACTTTGACAGTCATAGGCATTTGCTGGGAAATTccggtttaatttttttctacgtTTCATTTCTTGATCTGCTTCCATCTCAATATCCAATTTGTCCTCATcttatattttgttgttcttcctgcactttttgacgtagaactacgtctttcaggaagggtgccaaatcagaacaggtcacgtttttatgaaataaagttaacgttaataactattttcactgtgaacgaattctcaagaTTTGCATACtaattgaatcggaaattctctaagatttgtttcatatgctatacattacaattcgctactcTCTAGagggtttaaattcatgaaaactggaagaacttcctttttcccatacatttgttctgccgatttgtgtgctaaaccTACCCGtacttcgaatgcttataactcgaacatttcttaacagatcggaaagatgttcgcatcaattgataggaaatatttctacgcgtctatcacaattaattaaatattatttttcatgagatgaataattgaataactgtaaaatgtcaagcattacataaacgccctaactgccatgttttgattggcccgatttacggtttccccaacacagatttcaaaatcaatgtacctgtggaaatgcGCTCTGGAtatatacatgaaagtcgggggtattttgttcccaccgagctgtgtttccctaacacggacttcaaaatcaatgtgcctgagggaattcgctttgtcaaaacatgcaagtcaggggtttttttttcccactgagctgtgtttccctaacacggacttcaaaattaatgtgtctgGGGAATCCGctatgcaaatacatgcaagtcgtggGTATTTTTTACTTTTCTACTTGCTTGTCGTTGTGTAGACCGGATTGTTTccataaaacgtacttttacactgaaaagcctgggaaaatcgtcatttcaaagactagaggtgaatgaactttcgcggagCTACGAgagctacgtaaacatgagatgttcaataatttcaaagggaaatgtaaaatacaatgatcatttgacaatttttccgttcacatattttggtagtcctaggcatcatatcaaaagtaaaaggacgttcattaaatttacttgtaacggcgAACATaataaatttcgatgcattctaaaataatattcgaagtggttaacacgtggattgcataatataattatgtagttctacgtccaaaatatgcggtcgtgtcctagatacaaccccttacattttttttcttttttagacTTGCACCTCTCAGTTCATCTGACTCATGTTCCAATTCTTCCGTATGTGTCCTTATTTTTCTTGCAACCTTTGGATTTCATAGGCTTGTTCTTCGATGATGCAAAAATGTTGTTAATGCATCAAGAAATGACTGCGAAGTGAGCACACAAAATTGCATAATTTTTCATGACGCGATTTTGGGATTTTTAGTTTCCCAATTGTTGCCAAAAAACGTGATATGAGAAAGTACCACTACTAATGCTGCTGTATTTTTCAAATACGGCTATTATAGTTTTCGAACTCCTCTCGTCACGACGAttccgaaaaaattaaatttatttattcgaAATCGTTGTTCAGTACAAATTGATGATGTTTGTACCAGCTGTATTATCCATATTCTACATTCTTttcacaaaaatatgaaaactacttgaatttttcaatacattttttACATTAAACAGATTAGCTTTTTGTACAATGACATATTATCCCAACGAGTAACTATTAAAAATAATTCCCTGTTTCTCATGCAGCCACCCTCCGCCATTCATTCATCGTTGAAGTTGAAATATTGCGCATCACCAATGTCACTCATCCATCTCCCACAAACGAGCTGATGATGATCGCCACGCGTTTCCACACAGACTGTCTCCGCTTGAGGTGGGCTCTCGTAGATGAGAGCAAACAAAAGAACTTGTTAAATAAGTGTGTACTAAATgacgaaaattaaataaatactaTCCACTAATATCACACCGAGCTGTGAATGGGGTGGATCTTGAGTCACATCAATTCATTCTTTTTCTTGTTGGTGCTTCTTCTGCTGGTCACTGATCACATAAATTGTGCCACACATGGGGACCGGGATATATAAAGCTTACCAAACTCATCTCGAAGTCACAGTGCCATCCATTGTTATCTACGCTTCGCATTCGTGCCATAGTAGTGTAGAACGGTTCATAGAGCAGCAATCATGAAGGTGTTTATTGGAGTTCTTGCCCTCGCTGTGGCTATCGCCCATGCTGCTCCCGCCAGTCAAAACGAGGCCGAAGCTCCCATCGTTCAACAGGTCTCGGACATCCAGCCGGATGGTAGTTTTAGCTATGCGTAAGTTTGGTTCCATGACTTCGAACGTGAACGTAATCAACGATTTTTGCCTCCCTCCACAGCTTCGAAACTGGCAACGGAATCAAAGTAGAGGACCAGGGAACCATCAAACTAGTTCGTGTCCCCAAAACCGACGATACCGGACGTACGATTGGCGAAGATGAAGTTCCCGTGTCGGTGCAGACCGGTTCCTTCCAGTATACCGCTCCTGATGGCCAAGTCTATACGCTTAAGTATGCAGTTGTCTAGGACATTGGGTGTCCAATGTCGGATcgaattgatttgttttttccTGTTCCACAGATACATTGCGGATGAGAACGGATTCCAACCACAAGCCGATCATCTTCCAGTAGCGCCAAGTGCTTAGAAGAATCGGATCAGCAAACGAACTCCATACTAGTGTGCCAAACAAAACCACAAAAGTCGCCACATGTAATGATACTCCCTTCTGTAAATAAATGCTTCAAAATGATAGCTCAATTAGGCTTTTGAATTGTAAACTACGCAAAAGGAATATAAAACCCGATGATGACGATTTCagtgaatgaaaaaatgaacGTGATTTATGGAAACTGACGACATTTCGAGACCTACATCTTCAGGACATTTGATCATTTAGTAAAGCAAATTATGAGTATGTGTTTCGCTAAAGGCAAAGGGAATAATGAAATACCTCTTTGATTAATTCAGATGAGAACGTGAAATCCTTCCGCAATATTTGGAATATGGTGTTTTGAACAATGTGTGCCAAATTCTTCAGAATATATCTCTCCAGGTTGGTGCTCGAGAAAATCTGTGGTTCCGGAAATAATCACAATCGAAATGTCAAAGTGAAATAATTGAATCATACCGGAGAATGTTTTGCAATATATCTATATTACCTGATTAACATGAGGTCATTACCTTAAAATAATGATGAGCACACTGTGCTTTGCCCATCCTAACAGAACGAACTGGTTTTTACCAGAGATTTTGTCACTCTCACTTGTTTACGAGACACCAGACTTCATTTACATAGCAATTTACGCATTTTGGTTATAACGAGAGTGGGGTCTGATGTAATTGGGAgcatattttcaaaacaaattatcGTATACCCGTTAAGCTATCAAGCACATGTatgtttctctttctcttcgAGCAGAAATAAACCTTCGGCAATTTTGCATCGTGAACTTTAAGATTCTGTCGTAGTGTCTTGAGGCATACGATGAAACATCAAACGCTTGGACCGATATTGGAGCATTAACTGTCATGCATCGGATTTATAGCTCGGGATAATCAAGAGGcattttttggcaattttcaattttgttggTTTTGCAATTCGAAAAACgtgtaaaaaaagaaaattgagaTTCTATATTCTGCCAATACGATCCGAAACCAAAAATAAGTATTCAGAATGGAAATCATATTCATCATGATGACTGGAAAAACTCACATATCGAAGTCACCATAAAAAATAAACGGGTTTCTTGCTCTAACgtttatatttcaaatcctataTGCAAATTGTCTTTCAACGATTATTTCAACTTACCAAGGCAAACATTTTGCGGTgccgaacttgtcaatatcttaattctactcaaagttatttataatttttcccaAGAAacatgccatgtttattgaccGCATTTGAAAGGGCGTAGATGTAGAacttttcaggaagggtgccaaatcagaacaggtcacgtttttatgaaataaagttaacgttaataactattttcactgtgaacggatTCTcaagatttgcataccaattgaatcggaaattctctaagatttgtttcatatgctatacattacaattcgctgatCTCTAAagggtttaaattcatgaaaactggaagaacttcctttttcccatacatttgttctgccgatttgtgtgctaaaccTACCCGtacttcgaatgcttataactcgaacatttcttaacagatcggaaagatgtttgcatcaattgataggaaatatttctacgcgtatatcacaattaataaaatattatttttcatgagatgaataattgaataactgtaaaatgtcaagcgttacataaacgccctaactgccatgttttgattggcccgatttacggtttccccaacatttATTATGGTGAGGTGAATGAAATTTCGCGGAGCTACGAgagctacgtaaacatgagatgtgcaataatttcaaagggaaatgtaaaatacaatgatcatttgacaatttttccgttcacatattttggtagtcctaggcatcatatcaaacgtagaaGTACGTTCATCAaacttatttgtaacgaagaacataatctattacaaaaattccgatgtattctaaaataatattcgaagtggtaaacaaatggattgcataatataattatgtagttctacgtcgaaaatatgcggtcgtgtcctagatacaaccccttacattttttgtatttgagaaaactgatttttaaatcatgagtttttgggtaaaaacgcatcgataactttgagtaggattaacatattgacatgttctgcgtTGCGAAATGTTTGTCTTGAAAAGCTCTAGAAGTCGTCTGAAGACAGTGAGAATTTTGTCGGAGACAGCTTTTGTGTAGAGAATTTATCTATCTTAACCGCTATAATAACCAGATATTGCGCCTCCAGGTTATTCCTTGTTAAGGTCCCCGAATAATTCTCTTAAGGGCAAGAACTACAAATCACCTTAAAGGCAAGAACACCTTAACCAGTATTTCGAcgagaaaacaaagaaaaaattctGCATTCAATTTTATTGCTGTAACTCTGCATGAACACCCAACAACATTCGGCattcaaatggtttgaaagttatttgagTAATCGAATACAGAGAACTGTTTTTGCTAATTCTGTTTCTGAACCAATAGCTAGTACGTTCGGTGTTCCACAAGGAAGCGTGTTGGGgcctattttattcataatgtACATAAATGACATGAAACGAGTCTTACGTTTTTGCGATATAAATTTATTTACGGACGATACAGTTCTGTTCATAGCAGCTAGAAAATTGGAATCCGCAGCATTGCACTTAAATGGAGATTTGTATTGTCTTAGTAGTTGGTTGAATTATAAGcagttaaaattaaatgttggaaaaaccaaGTACATGGTATTTTCTTCGAGATATTATAACACCGAGTGTTTGGTAGAGATAAATGGTGAGACACTTGATCGCGTTAGAGAGATAAAGTATCTTGGTGTTACTATAGATGACAAACTGCTTTTTAAGTCTCACAtagataatgtcatcaaaaaaattacaaaaaaatacggTATCATGTGCCGTTTAAGAAATGAGTTGACAATTTCGAGTAAAATGCAATTATATAAATCAATAATATCGCCACACATAgacttctgttcatccattctttttcttgctaacgaaacacaaatgttgaggctacaacgtttacaaaataaagtaatgcgcttaattttgcattgtaatagattcacttcctcagctTTCATGCTAAACACGCTTcaatggctatct from Toxorhynchites rutilus septentrionalis strain SRP chromosome 3, ASM2978413v1, whole genome shotgun sequence encodes:
- the LOC129778337 gene encoding larval cuticle protein LCP-17-like gives rise to the protein MKVFIGVLALAVAIAHAAPASQNEAEAPIVQQVSDIQPDGSFSYAFETGNGIKVEDQGTIKLVRVPKTDDTGRTIGEDEVPVSVQTGSFQYTAPDGQVYTLKYIADENGFQPQADHLPVAPSA